From Quercus robur chromosome 8, dhQueRobu3.1, whole genome shotgun sequence:
CAAAAAAACAATCGCACAGTAAGTTAGcaagattattaattttttctttagccCAGCAAATGATCACAGAGGATGCAACAACCATATGTAACAAATGGAAGCTTCAAATATGAGATGTTTCAAGTAATCTGTCACTAATCTGTTACAAATACCATTAATTATCAGTCAAAGCCTAATAATAGATCTGAACAACCCTTAAACTTTTCTAAATAAATTCTGTTTAGGAGGGCCTACTAATGGGGATTCTCTAGTCAAAGTTGATCATCAAAATTTCATgtgtaattataattatttttagtaaattaCATTTGTCTATTCTAAACTGGATATAATGCTATATTTAATGTTTCATGACTAGAATGGGCAAGAACTCGTAAACTTGATCCGACTACTCCACCCGACCCAACCTACTGGCTTCATGGTCAATTTTATCAAGATCTAATTGTGACCCAAaagttttaaatgaaaaaaatcccTCTCGAGTCTAACCCATGTGTAATGTTCACTCCCAATTTGTGCAATCAACCTTTAGCTCACTCTCTAGCGAGGAAACCTCAATCATATGCAAATCTGGATGGAATATGTACCATTAGATCTCTTATTTGTTTTTCAGGCTGATTTTAATGGCCTCCCTTAATAATATTCAGCGacttctttctccaaaaaaaaaaaaaaaaatctcagatATTTAATTAATGCAATGTGCCAATGTTTCTCACTTCTGGACATTGGACCATGACACCCCTAGCCCTAACAtccacaaattttattgtgtatatttatataaatgtttAAACCTTgacctctaattttttttttcctcccagtAATTCAATTGGCTCAATGAggccacacaaaaaataaaataaaattgcaacttatatattttagtaaacaaaaaactattttcctaatgaggaaaaaaattaaggcaaacCAAGGGGCCTTCAGGTCAggttactttttcatttttattctgAAGTAGTTCTTTCGTCTTGTATGCGtatgtgtgttttcttttattttatcaatacATTTCATTTCtacctttaaaattttgataaatatggTATTAGATCTGAAGCACACATATGTTTTATACTCGTCATCATTTATTTCTAAATTGTGCTAATGATTGTCAAGCAATAGAAAATCAACAATCTACcaacttttttataaagttGTGTTTATACTTCTAGATTCTATAGCAACTATTATCAAAATTAGGTTTGCAACAAAGACAAAGATGATTCTTTTAACTGGGTCTTTCATTTTGTACATTAACAAGGATACTATGAAATTTATCACAGAATCAACCATAAATGATTTTTAGGATTTAAAATGACATcgagttcttttcttttctttttatagatgGTTAATTTGAAACATATTAAGAAacaattagtttatttttataggaaacAATTATTTTGTTGGCAAGATACTAGtattatttttcctatataAATTTAGTCATAACCTTTAAATATAGTTGTTCCTGATCTCCAtaagtttttttcatttttggttcaTATTTTGGCACTCCAAAGAATAAATTCTGATTTCATCCCTGTTTTTAAtgctaaaatataaaaatttaataagaaataaagaaaagattAGAGAGAAAATATGATAACTTATTTCGTAAGTATAAACTAGCTACTacatattttacatattttattatttgtatgTTAAAAGAAACACATTGAAGGTATATAAAGAAATATGATAACTTTAAATCCACTATAGTACATGGCATTTACAACCCACAATAACACATGTTATCATACATAACCATaaattttaactatttaaaATAATCTTAGacaaatttatttagttaacaggaaattaataatttaaatattattgataaattataaataaatgaaaatctTGAAcatggattttattattattatttttttggattggaATCTTGAACATTGAAAAACATTTGTTTtggatgaaaataaataaataaatatatatatatatatatatatctatatattgtCTTCTAAATTTAACTATATGTAGTTGGTATTCagaaggaattaaaaaaaaaaattaaaaaaaaaaaaaatttaattcaaatgtCATTATTAGTCGTTCTTGCGAAAACTGAAATTTCTCATCTAAAAAGCGGGAACTATAATTCCTTCTGTAAAGACTAATAGTGTTTATATATTAAACAGTGTTTCGGCAAACATAAGACAGTATAGTGtactataacatttttttttttttttttgatgaactgtACTATAAGATTATTTAGTGTAATAAGGATAATACACTAATATTAAACACCTTTGTTTTACACAATCTGAGATATTCACAATTCCACATAAACTTTAACATCTTAGTTTAAGAGATTGATTagttaaattttagatttaaaaaagaGATTGCATGTAACTTCGTAAACGTACAATTCATTATAAACATTAACCAAATGTATTAATATACGATAATAACCCATGAACATTTGACTTGATGGCATTCTACATttttatttagggtttaaatctaCTTACAAGTCGTATATATCCCCCTCAATTTTCACAAGATCCCCAAAAAACAGATatcataaaataagaaaaaagaaatacgtTTAATAATTGAATATTGATGTCTAGTATTTTGTATTATCTTGTATATCTTTgtcatacaaaataaaaatcccaCAAGCTAAAGTGATTAAGTTGAATCGATGACCCAATGTTGGCCATCGATTTTAATTTTGAAGCCATGAATTCGAGCAAACAGATTCACAGCCCTCCTAACACCTCGATCATCAGCTGCAGTAAAATAATCGTGCCCAAAAAGTACTCCACCGGGTCTTAAAAGCCGGTACGCCCGATTGATATCGGACCAAGCCGACATAAAATCATGACCTGCATCCACCTCGATCAAATCAGCGTACACGCCCAACTCACAAAACAAGTTGAGAGCCGATCCGGTTGAAAACGGCACGGGCAAAACCGAATCCGTGGCGTTTACGGATACCAAGTTTTGCATGAACTGGTACATGAGCAAAACGTCGCCGTTCAACATTTTAATGTCTTTGAACCGGTCCCGAAACCCGGGCCAGCCGCGAAAATCGTCGACGCAGAGGATCTGGGTTTGGAGGCCGAGTTGGCGAGTCAGCCCGGCCATGTGAACCGCCGACGCGCCTAGGAAAGTGCCGACTTCGATGATGGTTTTGGGCTTCACTTTCTGAATAAGGTGTTCGAAAACGGCGCCGTTTGAGCCCCACCCTTTGAGCCTCTGGGGACGGAGGAGGGAGCTGACGTGGACCGGCGGGAAGTTATCGAAAGGTGACGTGGCGTTGTAGACACGGTCGAGGATCGTTTGTCGGACGAGTTCGGAGGGGAGCGGGTTGGAACAGTGAGTGCTGACTCGGAAGTGGTCGAGTTGAGAAGGCAAGTTTGCGAGGTCTTGGATAGTAGGTGCGGTCGGAGTTGGAATCGAGGTTGTCGGGAGTGACGTGGCATTCTTAAAAGGTGAGGAATTCGAGGATGATAGGCAACCCAAGGTGTACGATAGCAAGAGGAGGAGAAAGTAGGCGATGGGTTTTGCGAATTTTAAGGATATGAGTACAAGCCTTTTTTGTCGGTGCTGTAGTACTTGCTGATCTTCTTTCTGTTTCATTTTGTACTCTTCGAAAAAGTTTGGCTTTGAAAAACACAGACTAGACTATGAGTTtcaagagaagaagaagaggatggtCTAGATCGAGAGAGAGTTTAGTCTCTAAAGTTTTCTGGCTTGTAGAGGATGAAGGAGGAGGGTGTGGTTGAGTTGGCTGCGTGTTTAATACTCGGTTGGAGAAATGAAAACGACTGGAAAAATGTTAGTCATGGGGATAGAAATCATAGAATTGAATATTGAAGCTCTCGTTTTATGTTGACATTATAAATTGGACTTGGTCTTTAAGACATTTCCTTGTGAATTTCTGTTGTTTTTTGCCACACAAAGGATGCCGTAAGGAAAGTTTTAATTACTTTCTGTATTTGGATGTGTGTTTTTTGAGGgtgaaatttgaatattttcatagttgtacaatatatatattggtggGCTTACGTCTGCTCTATCTTATATTCTTCGATGTAATAGAATTATGAATGATATGGATATTTTATTATAAGGTATAAATCGGGGTGTTTAGATTGagttgttatagaattttaggaCCCGATTAATTAGAGATTTTTAGTACTAATGtttaagtgttgtgaaaatacgtgtaaattaaaaagtattgtggaaatacatgtttcagtgtttaaataactataccaaacacccccttaatcttttcgtgattttttttttccatagtaCATGACAATTGAATTAGTCACTCTTCAATTTTTAACGAAGTATCTTCATGTGGAAGGTGAGCAACCAAATAATATTCTAACGAGTTGGAAATTACTTAAACTtattagggatttttttttttttttgattgggaCTTCTAATTTCTTCCGTGTATagccaattttattaaaatatatcaaGATGTTATTATAAATGTGTAACGGTGTAAATATGTTTAAGTTTAAGGGGGGTTTAGAATATAATAGGATATTATTGTAAATATGTAAGCgataaaatatattaagatgTTACCGTAAATGAATAGATTATGATTTTTGTAGAATACAATGTTCTATTAATGTGATTTTATAATTCTAGTCTATAACTACAAAAATTAggttcatttatatttgtattctggttatgtaatgtattataatacccaatttaaaacattaatattactattttcatgtatgttctaataagtattattgtttatgTAAGGTATAGGAATTTAAATAAGGAAATCGCGTCACGTGTCATACCCATGGCCGAGGGGGCCATTATCATGCCGAGGAGGCCACACCCTTGGACAACAAGACCACGTTAGTGGTACGTTACCAGAGGAAGTCATACTATAGAGAAAGAGTTTCGGAGAAGGGGTTAGCTCTGACGTGACTGAAGGGAGGGTGGATGCCACCAAATTTAATGCATCCTACCAAACCTCCTGATTGCATTTATGTGAagaagacccctgaatagtgctGTCTTAACTGatgcaactcacaaggggtttgggaaggtgtctgataggacaagtactcaagtagCAGCCTGAACGATCAACAAATAGAGGGCCAAGATCATCTAAAAAGAGCTATATAATATAACAGACCCCCCGGGGAAAAGGGATCGGAAAATCTGTAGAGAACACACTGCAgcaacaaaaactaaaattgtaTCCAAGTCTAAAAGAACTATATTCAAGAATCATTCTCCTCGTACTTCGCTAAGGAAGGATTTCCTTGCTTAGAACTtgtctttctttgctttcttaaTATATTTAACCCATTGTGCGTGTTGCATGATCCATTGAAGCCCagcttttaagcccactctctacaaattcattatgttgggctctttgggcctgaATTCTTCTACCATTTGGGCTCAAAAACCAAAACACCGCCCTTacaatttactaaaaaaaaagagttacaaACTAGCTTAAATGAAGATATAGCCATTTGAGACTCTCCACTTTCCCTCTTTTTACAtctttttgttttacttatatattttgaaCAAATTTAAAGGCTCGTATTTTGGCTTTTTTAGAAAGCCTTTTTTGTTGCTCAAGGACCCATTTAAAGGCTCGTACTTCTCCCTAGGTTTTTGGGGAAGATAAGGAGATGGACTAGATCCTCAATaacctatttatttttgtattccCTTCTCTGGCTTGTTTATTGGAATACTttcaagggggaaaaaaatcatgaattgatcattgatttctatttggagaaattacactttgcccatATATGGcttgcctaaaaaaaaaaaactttacctatctgtggtttaaaaattaacactttagagcattctcatcaaaggtGGGATAAATGCTAAAAGCTATTTTTAGCAACAAAACCACTAAAAAAACCCCTACATCAATGgtgctaaattttaaattttttagcaccTTGCTACAATAAGATGTTATTACTAACACCCTGCTGTAGCAAGTTGctactcattttttattattttttattccccttctctctctctcccctcagATCTCACTCTTTgctctctctcaaatttctctctgtcactctctctctctcagcccCCTCTCTCCTTCAAAACCCAACCcacatctctctctcaaccactGTTTCTTCACTACACACTCCATCAAGTCACCACTACCATCAACCCTACCCACATATAGTGAGATTGCCGAATCTAGAAACCCAAATCTacccatatctctctctctgattttcGACGGTGGTTTGATCTTTGATTGGCTTTTGTTTTTCCGATTGTTGTTAGTGATGcggttgtgggtttgggtttgagttttggTTGTGATTATGGTGGTTGGGGGTTGAGGTTATGGGTGGTGGTGACAGTGGCTATGGTTGTTGTGGCTATGGTGGTAGTAGAGTGGGTTTTGTGCTTAGTGGGttgtggtggttttttttttttttttttttttttttttttttttttttttttcggtggTGTTGGCTGTTGGTGGCTAGCAGTGGGTGTATGGATGTGGGTTTTGTTGGGTTGAGAAGAAATaggtgggtttggtggttggtGTGCCGTGGGTTGAGgcagagagaggatgagagggaAAAGCATGGGTTGTGCCATGGGTGGTGCTGTGGGTGGAGGCCGGTGGTTGGTGCTATGGGTTGTGTCGATGATGGAGGCCGTTGGTTGTGTAGGTTTGTGGTGCCTATGGGTTTGTGGTGGCTTGGGTggtgagaataaaaaatgataaataaataatattttagtgaagtggtaaaaaaaatagaagttttgatgtttggtgtattgtaaagtgatgtgttaaatgctataaagttggttttttaggtgttaaaacttaaatgttaaaattttaaaactcttgatgagaatgctcttaccATCTGAGGTAAGCTCTATTTGTCTCATGCTACCCACCTATGTTATAAacatgagtaaatttatatttttattacatttttatgtctctctcttatcaaagcataaaaataaaaaaataaaaactaaaaaattaagagaaaagaagatctaaaagctagttttgtaaaaaataaaacctagcttttgatttaaaatagaaaatattttccaatatGATCAATTGCTTCATTAAATAACATTATGATAATTGATGAAGTGCAAATTCGTCAGTCAGAGACAGCAGATGGAACAGACCTTCAACCCGGCTGATAGTGTCCTTAAAGTGGTCACCgatgtggtgcctgccacaaagtctccgatgccaaagtcaataTGAAGAATAATGCAATATCACATAGCGAGAAATATAtctgaagaaaaatattcaagtaCCTTTTGTTGGTGATGTGAGAGCCTTATATATAGGTTCCCTTGGATTTTGACCGTTGTGGTTAATAATGGGATGTTAATGCCCTTCTTGGTAACGCCTCCTGCTTAATATAGGGTCTTAATGTGCTTTCAACGGTTTGCATAGCTGTTGTTGTAACCGTCTAAGGTGTTATTGGTGGCATTGAATGGGCCTGATTCCTTCGTCAGTGACAGAGGCACTTCTTTCAGTTCATCCATGGGGGTGATTTCGTCTATAATGTTATGTTCGTCTGTAGTTGATTTCGTCAGTCCCATCAGCTGCCCCCGGATTCTGTGGTCGTCTTGACATGTCATGACGATCATGGAAGGTgaagagttttttattttattttatttatttattttttttaacctgtAGGCTACTCCTTTTGGGACTTCGtgccgcattaaatgcgtaGTGGCGGCTCTTCATGGGGAGTGGCCACAttgtgctttttgttttgtggGACTATTGGGCTTCCCGCTGGTTTTCAATCGTTTTTGAGCCTTGATTTAAAACTTCTCCTCTTCTAGTTTCCTTTACTTttcagaaaacaaaacaaaaacttccAAACACTGTTCTGAGCGATTTTCTCGAACCTTCATTCTGCCAATCTTCTCTAAACCAGTGTGCTGCACCTTGGTGCTTCGCCATTTGTTGAGGTATGTTTTCCCTTACATGTTTTTACCTTTTCCTTCTATCTTACTGTAATATAGCTTCtgattctctttttcttttcttcttttgcttttgttggtctttgattttcttggggATTCAGCTTGTGTTGTCTCCCTTTGCCCCTTTTTCTGTATTTCCATGGTTAATAGTTCTgaggttaggatagcttgcccatcaatttcctttctttttgtgcGCCTAGGAGGGTCTTTGGGTGTTTTCCCAGCAGTGATTGGGGCGATATCCCGAGGTTGCTtcgtcggtggggaaccccgacTTTAGGTGCGTCAGTATTTCTCCCCGTCGTTTCAGTTTTGCCGCTTTTGATATTTATTATCACTAACTCCTTTATCTTCTATTTGGCACAGTTAAGAGACGGCCTAAGCTTAAGAGCAGGCATAAGGAGCGCATTGAAATTGCAATAAGATACGCAGAGACGATTGAAAGTTGGGACGATCTGGTTGATCCCCGGACCCTTGCCTTCTACAACCTTGGACCTGACCCATCTCCTTACGTTCTTTGTAACATCggtattgaaggaaaaaaaagtaagtattGTCATCGTCAGTGTTGACTCTTCTCATGTACACTTTGGGTTTTCTGTTAAGTGTTTTTCTCTTGTAGAAATGACGACTAAGTTCAACAAGGATATGTACGCGAAGATGAGGTCCAAGAAGGATGAGCCGCTGTCAAACATAGGGAAGAAGGC
This genomic window contains:
- the LOC126696825 gene encoding uncharacterized protein LOC126696825 — translated: MKQKEDQQVLQHRQKRLVLISLKFAKPIAYFLLLLLSYTLGCLSSSNSSPFKNATSLPTTSIPTPTAPTIQDLANLPSQLDHFRVSTHCSNPLPSELVRQTILDRVYNATSPFDNFPPVHVSSLLRPQRLKGWGSNGAVFEHLIQKVKPKTIIEVGTFLGASAVHMAGLTRQLGLQTQILCVDDFRGWPGFRDRFKDIKMLNGDVLLMYQFMQNLVSVNATDSVLPVPFSTGSALNLFCELGVYADLIEVDAGHDFMSAWSDINRAYRLLRPGGVLFGHDYFTAADDRGVRRAVNLFARIHGFKIKIDGQHWVIDST